Proteins from one Microtus pennsylvanicus isolate mMicPen1 chromosome 7, mMicPen1.hap1, whole genome shotgun sequence genomic window:
- the Rab5a gene encoding ras-related protein Rab-5A — protein MANRGATRPNGPNTGNKICQFKLVLLGESAVGKSSLVLRFVKGQFHEFQESTIGAAFLTQTVCLDDTTVKFEIWDTAGQERYHSLAPMYYRGAQAAIVVYDITNEESFARAKNWVKELQRQASPNIVIALSGNKADLANKRAVDFQEAQSYADDNSLLFMETSAKTSMNVNEIFMAIAKKLPKNEPQNLGANSARGRGVDLTEPAQPARSQCCSN, from the exons ATGGCTAATCGAGGAGCAACAAGACCCAATGGGCCAAATACTGGCAATAAAATATGCCAGTTCAAACTGGTACTTCTAGGAGAGTCTGCTGTTGGCAAATCAAGCCTGGTGCTTCGCTTTGTGAAGGGCCAATTTCATGAATTTCAAGAGAGTACCATTGGGG ctgCCTTTCTAACCCAAACTGTGTGTCTTGATGACACAACAGTAAAATTTGAAATATGGGATACAGCTGGCCAAGAACGGTACCATAGCCTAGCACCAATGTACTACCGAGGAGCGCAAGCAGCCATAGTTGTGTATGATATCACAAATGAG gagtcctttgcaagagcaaaaAACTGGGTTAAAGAACTTCAGAGGCAAGCAAGTCCTAATATTGTGATAGCTTTGTCAGGAAACAAGGCTGACCTAGCAAATAAAAGAGCTGTAGACTTCCAG GAAGCACAGTCCTATGCAGATGACAACAGTTTATTATTCATGGAGACATCAGCTAAGACATCAATGAATGTAAATGAAATATTCATGGCAATAG CTAAAAAGCTGCCAAAGAATGAACCACAGAATCTAGGCGCAAACTCGGCCAGAGGACGAGGAGTAGACCTTACTGAGCCTGCACAGCCAGCCAGAAGCCAGTGTTGTAGTAACTGA